The Saccopteryx leptura isolate mSacLep1 chromosome 2, mSacLep1_pri_phased_curated, whole genome shotgun sequence genome has a window encoding:
- the FAM72A gene encoding protein FAM72A, with protein MSTSGCFKDRCVSILCCKFCKQVLSSRGMKAVLLADTEIDLFSTDIPPTNTVDFIGRCYFTEICKCKLKDIACLKCGNLVGYHVIVPCCSCLLSCNNGHFWMFHSQAVYGINRLDSTGVNFLLWGNLPEIEESTDEDVLDISAEECMR; from the exons ATGTCTACCAGCGGTTGTTTCAAGGACCGGTGCGTGTCCATCCTGTGTTGCAAATTCTGTAAACAAGTGCTCAGCTCTAGGGGAATGAAGGCTGTTTTGCTGGCTGATACCGAAATAGACCTTTTCTCTACAGACATCCCTCCTACCAA TACAGTGGACTTCATTGGAAGATGCTATTTCACTGAAATCTGCAAGTGTAAACTGAAGGACATCGCGTgtttaaaatg tgGAAACCTAGTAGGTTATCATGTGATTGTTCCATGTTGTTCCTGCCTTCTTTCCTGTAACAACGGACACTTCTGGATGTTTCACAGCCAGGCAGTTTATGGTATCAACAGACTAGACTCTACGG GTGTTAACTTCCTACTTTGGGGCAACTTGCCGGAGATAGAAGAGAGTACAGATGAAGATGTGTTAGATATCTCAGCAGAGGAGTGTATGAGATGA